In Nocardia asteroides, a single genomic region encodes these proteins:
- a CDS encoding MCE family protein gives MNIPLWNWLVRNRIAIANLGLVVVLIFGSGYLAVAVMRLDLLPDRTYAVTVQLRDSGGLAANNDVTFRGSRIGKVTEVRVSGPGVAAVAEISSDVRIPVGGTVAVGRLSAAGEQYLDFRPDIEGGPYLGDGSLIDVSRTDTPVPVQSLLLNLSGLIGSLNPERLTVIVDELDRALRGGPDRLRNMVSGISQALAGLDGMLPQTQQLIRNLQVIADTTSLAQPDLTTLTTGAGALFRQLTAADAEVRDFLDLAPGQLATLGGFIEETQDPITNLVTNFVAITRAAKLRAPAIAALFPALREGSEALGIPAHDGFFHTLVDPWPRPTCDYDTIPVVPTLTSTDTRVRLYNYCVTSNPALQVRGSANAPRPNVPDNGSGPPPGVTGDELSRPIPGR, from the coding sequence ATGAACATCCCGCTGTGGAACTGGCTGGTACGCAACCGGATCGCGATCGCCAACCTCGGGCTGGTGGTCGTGCTGATCTTCGGCAGCGGCTACCTGGCGGTGGCCGTCATGCGGCTGGACCTGCTGCCCGACCGCACCTACGCGGTCACCGTGCAGCTGCGCGACTCCGGCGGGCTGGCGGCGAACAACGACGTCACCTTCCGGGGCAGCCGGATCGGCAAGGTCACCGAGGTGCGGGTCTCCGGGCCCGGGGTCGCCGCGGTGGCCGAGATCAGCTCCGATGTGCGGATCCCGGTGGGCGGCACGGTCGCGGTCGGGCGGCTCTCCGCCGCCGGTGAGCAGTACCTCGACTTCCGCCCGGACATCGAGGGCGGCCCGTACCTGGGCGACGGCTCGCTGATCGACGTCTCCCGCACCGACACCCCGGTGCCGGTGCAGTCGCTGCTGCTGAACCTGAGCGGGCTGATCGGCAGCCTGAACCCGGAGCGGCTCACCGTGATCGTGGACGAGCTGGACCGGGCGCTGCGCGGCGGCCCGGACCGGCTGCGCAACATGGTCTCTGGGATCAGCCAGGCGCTGGCCGGGCTGGACGGCATGCTGCCGCAGACCCAGCAGCTCATCCGCAACCTCCAGGTGATCGCCGACACCACCTCGCTCGCCCAGCCCGACCTCACCACCCTCACCACCGGCGCGGGCGCGCTCTTCCGCCAGCTCACCGCCGCCGACGCCGAGGTGCGGGACTTCCTCGACCTGGCGCCGGGGCAGCTCGCCACGCTCGGCGGGTTCATCGAGGAGACGCAGGACCCGATCACCAACCTGGTGACCAACTTCGTCGCCATCACCAGGGCGGCCAAGCTGCGCGCCCCCGCCATCGCCGCGCTCTTCCCCGCGTTGCGCGAAGGCAGTGAGGCGCTCGGCATCCCGGCGCACGACGGCTTCTTCCACACCCTCGTCGACCCGTGGCCGCGCCCCACCTGCGACTACGACACCATCCCGGTGGTGCCAACGCTCACCTCCACCGACACCAGGGTCCGGCTCTACAACTACTGTGTCACCAGCAACCCCGCGCTGCAGGTGCGCGGGTCGGCCAACGCCCCGCGCCCCAACGTCCCGGACAACGGCTCCGGCCCGCCGCCCGGCGTCACCGGCGACGAACTCTCCCGACCCATTCCCGGCAGATAG
- a CDS encoding MCE family protein codes for MRLPRYRDNRFLWLGFAAAAAVVLLLVGSSVISRAQLGSKSVEAEFAQAAGLRPGATVDISGIEVGEVQKVELEGQKVVAVLRIRRDIELGADARAAIEMSTILGRLHIDLIPGDGKGLPGDRIPLSNTAVPYNLAKVIQDSRYTASFERIERIDPGKLREALDLLTQQMGESPQLTVAALDSIGSLARVVNNRRDEVDTLLKSMDQVSQLVADNRNSVLVLLTRGEAIGNAVALRQDLLRKLLDNVAALSALLQEMGVQNNGQFGPLIENLNTMTEGLEKNRDNLDRLYEIMPVGLRQFNNVLGNGPYGDVWAPWLLPDNWLCSAQLAPGCN; via the coding sequence ATGAGGCTGCCGCGTTATCGGGACAACCGCTTCCTCTGGCTCGGCTTCGCCGCGGCCGCGGCGGTGGTGCTGCTGCTGGTCGGCTCCAGCGTGATCTCCCGGGCCCAGCTGGGCAGCAAGAGCGTCGAGGCGGAGTTCGCCCAGGCCGCCGGGTTGCGGCCGGGCGCGACCGTCGACATCTCCGGCATCGAGGTCGGCGAGGTGCAGAAGGTCGAGCTGGAGGGGCAGAAGGTGGTGGCGGTGCTCCGCATCCGCCGCGACATCGAGCTCGGCGCGGACGCCAGGGCCGCGATCGAGATGTCCACCATCCTCGGCAGGCTGCACATCGACCTGATCCCCGGCGACGGGAAGGGGCTGCCCGGCGACCGGATTCCGCTGAGCAACACCGCCGTCCCGTACAACCTGGCCAAGGTGATCCAGGACTCCCGCTACACCGCCTCCTTCGAGCGGATCGAGCGGATCGACCCGGGCAAGCTGCGCGAGGCGCTCGACCTGCTCACCCAGCAGATGGGGGAGTCGCCGCAGCTCACCGTGGCCGCGCTGGACAGCATCGGCTCGCTGGCCAGGGTCGTGAACAACCGCCGCGACGAGGTCGACACCCTGCTGAAGAGCATGGACCAGGTCTCGCAGCTGGTGGCGGACAACCGCAACAGCGTGCTGGTGCTGCTCACCCGCGGTGAGGCCATCGGCAACGCGGTGGCGCTGCGGCAGGACCTGCTGCGGAAACTACTCGACAACGTGGCGGCGCTCTCCGCGCTGCTGCAGGAGATGGGTGTGCAGAACAACGGCCAGTTCGGCCCGCTGATCGAGAACCTGAACACGATGACCGAGGGGCTGGAGAAGAACCGGGACAACCTGGACCGGCTCTACGAAATCATGCCGGTGGGGTTGCGCCAGTTCAACAACGTGCTCGGCAACGGGCCCTACGGCGACGTCTGGGCGCCGTGGCTGCTGCCGGACAACTGGCTCTGCTCCGCCCAGCTCGCACCGGGGTGCAACTGA
- a CDS encoding MCE family protein, with translation MRRALLRAAACATTLSFALTGCAVTVDDVPMPEPGIGGPGYTIRAAFRDALNLPNRAHVRIGGTDIGVVSAIQTTNFVAEVTMEIREDIKLPAGTTAELRQGTPLGDVYVAMTLPAASAGSGLLEPGDVIPVERTAAGASVEELMLSVAMLLNGGGLNQAAEITAQMNSMFGGRAPQLAHLITEMTAVIAALNGRTADIDGLLNGVNALTGELAARKAELGAAADTFPDLLGLVAENNRDITGLIDKVAVTMAALGDFSQTSGQDFVSLFDSIQRLMTGFTQTGDELNQMLEGLHTIYPSLMTSIEGPTLAVAATVSYLSVGALTDPTGSRLPDGTDIPAFIGSLTQVLEKVMGRLNGLPAPQEGPR, from the coding sequence ATGAGGCGGGCCCTGCTCCGCGCCGCGGCCTGCGCCACCACGCTGAGCTTCGCGCTCACCGGCTGCGCCGTCACGGTGGACGACGTCCCCATGCCGGAGCCAGGCATCGGCGGCCCCGGCTACACCATCCGCGCCGCCTTCCGGGACGCGCTGAATCTGCCGAACCGCGCGCACGTGCGCATCGGCGGCACCGATATCGGCGTGGTCAGCGCCATCCAGACCACGAACTTCGTCGCCGAGGTGACGATGGAGATCCGCGAGGACATCAAGCTCCCCGCAGGCACCACCGCGGAGCTGCGCCAGGGCACCCCGCTCGGCGACGTCTACGTCGCCATGACGCTGCCCGCGGCGAGCGCGGGCTCCGGCCTGCTCGAGCCGGGCGACGTCATCCCGGTGGAGCGCACCGCGGCCGGCGCCTCGGTGGAGGAGCTGATGCTCTCGGTCGCCATGCTGCTCAACGGCGGCGGGCTGAATCAGGCCGCGGAGATCACCGCGCAGATGAACTCCATGTTCGGCGGGCGCGCGCCGCAGCTGGCGCACCTGATCACCGAGATGACCGCGGTGATCGCGGCGCTCAACGGCCGCACCGCCGACATCGACGGGCTGCTCAACGGCGTCAACGCGCTCACCGGCGAGCTGGCCGCGCGCAAGGCCGAGCTCGGCGCCGCCGCGGACACCTTCCCCGACCTGCTCGGCCTGGTCGCCGAGAACAACAGGGACATCACCGGGCTGATCGACAAGGTCGCGGTCACCATGGCCGCGCTCGGCGACTTCTCGCAGACCAGCGGGCAGGACTTCGTCAGCCTCTTCGACAGCATCCAGCGGCTCATGACCGGCTTCACCCAGACCGGCGACGAGCTGAACCAGATGCTGGAGGGGCTGCACACCATCTACCCGTCGCTGATGACCTCGATCGAGGGGCCGACGCTCGCGGTCGCCGCCACCGTCTCCTACCTCAGTGTCGGCGCGCTCACCGACCCCACCGGCAGCCGGCTGCCGGACGGCACCGACATCCCCGCCTTCATCGGCAGCCTCACCCAGGTGCTGGAGAAGGTCATGGGCAGGCTGAACGGCCTGCCCGCGCCGCAGGAGGGCCCGCGATGA
- a CDS encoding TetR/AcrR family transcriptional regulator — MAAGNRRSTRADDPPENRPVRRRPADRRAQIANVSAEAFGAHGYHGVSMEEIATKLDITSTALYRHYPSKYALFRQEALRLSGISAEAVRLPPESVDWDAEQRCAHVVEALLAVSITNRRRGALLRWQHRYLEAEDRRTLVAQMAATDAAIRERIAELRPGLPSAERAVLTAAVMSVIGSISDHRVAVPTRPLTALLAGACRDIAGSTLPAGTGAEVPTPPPAAATFTHEVVLQKAVELFHVRGYPGVSVEDIAAAAGLPASSAVYRFYRSKGDLLAAAFRRAADRVSAAIGPAIAGTDGPGAALTRLIELYVDGSFAERELTFVYYAEIGNVPAADRTTLRNIQRLNVEEWAKLVTAVRSGLSAAQARVLVHAALALVVDLGQWMGPEHPECTRARVVHLMRVILLGTED; from the coding sequence ATGGCTGCTGGTAACCGGCGCTCGACGCGAGCGGACGACCCACCGGAGAACCGGCCGGTGCGGCGCAGGCCCGCGGATCGCCGGGCGCAGATCGCGAACGTCTCCGCGGAGGCGTTCGGCGCGCACGGCTACCACGGTGTGAGCATGGAGGAGATCGCGACCAAGCTCGACATCACCTCCACCGCGCTGTACCGGCACTACCCGAGCAAGTACGCGCTGTTCCGGCAGGAGGCGCTGCGGCTCAGCGGGATCAGCGCGGAAGCGGTGCGGCTGCCGCCGGAGTCGGTCGACTGGGACGCGGAGCAGCGCTGCGCGCACGTCGTCGAGGCGCTGCTCGCGGTCTCCATCACCAACCGGCGGCGCGGCGCGCTGCTCCGCTGGCAGCACCGCTACCTCGAAGCGGAGGACCGGCGCACGCTGGTCGCCCAGATGGCGGCGACCGATGCCGCGATCCGGGAGCGGATCGCGGAGCTGCGGCCGGGGCTGCCCAGCGCGGAGCGGGCGGTGCTCACCGCCGCGGTGATGAGCGTGATCGGCAGCATCTCCGACCACCGGGTCGCGGTGCCGACCCGGCCGCTCACCGCGCTGCTGGCCGGCGCCTGCCGGGATATCGCCGGAAGCACGCTGCCCGCCGGGACCGGCGCCGAGGTGCCGACGCCGCCTCCGGCCGCGGCGACCTTTACCCACGAGGTGGTGCTGCAGAAGGCGGTGGAGCTCTTCCACGTGCGCGGCTACCCGGGGGTGAGCGTCGAGGACATCGCGGCGGCCGCCGGGCTGCCCGCCTCCTCGGCGGTGTACCGCTTCTACCGCAGCAAGGGTGACCTGCTCGCCGCCGCGTTCCGGCGCGCGGCGGACCGGGTGTCGGCGGCGATCGGGCCCGCCATCGCGGGCACCGACGGGCCGGGGGCCGCGCTCACCCGGCTGATCGAGCTGTACGTGGACGGGTCGTTCGCCGAGCGCGAGCTGACCTTCGTCTACTACGCCGAGATCGGCAACGTGCCCGCGGCCGACCGGACCACGCTGCGCAATATCCAGCGGCTCAACGTCGAGGAGTGGGCCAAGCTGGTGACGGCGGTGCGCTCCGGGTTGAGCGCGGCGCAGGCGCGGGTGCTCGTGCACGCGGCCTTGGCGCTGGTGGTCGATCTCGGGCAGTGGATGGGGCCGGAGCACCCGGAGTGCACCAGGGCACGGGTGGTGCACCTGATGCGGGTGATCCTGCTCGGCACCGAGGACTAG
- a CDS encoding MCE family protein has protein sequence MKSARALVTFSLFAVLATMLTWTIWSTLQRSVPGDTDGYSAVFTDVLGVRVGDDVRVAGVRVGRVDDIDFVDGYHAKIDFSIQDRQHLSTTTKALVRYQNLIGQRYIALMPGEQAGTELKPGGTIPVEHTEPSFDVSALLSGFEPLFGVLQPDQVNSLSETLIQALQGDGVSLSALVTQAAELASTFGERDELLAAVISNLSSVMAGLANRTDELETLITQARALMDALYAQGENLKSSVETVARSTDSLVNLVGMVQPDLARAQDTATTGVALLLLNGASLDRAAVELPDFLNGLARFSGYGAYGNAYICRLDVSLWGVLLPPGLVSQVGGDSQSEVCR, from the coding sequence GTGAAATCCGCCAGGGCACTTGTCACGTTCAGCCTGTTCGCGGTGCTCGCCACCATGCTCACCTGGACGATCTGGTCGACGCTGCAGCGCTCGGTCCCCGGCGACACCGACGGCTACTCGGCGGTCTTCACCGACGTGCTCGGCGTCCGGGTCGGCGACGACGTGCGGGTGGCGGGCGTGCGGGTCGGCCGGGTCGACGACATCGACTTCGTCGACGGCTACCACGCCAAGATCGACTTCAGCATCCAGGACCGCCAGCACCTCAGCACCACCACGAAGGCGCTGGTCCGCTACCAGAACCTGATCGGCCAGCGCTACATCGCGCTGATGCCGGGGGAGCAGGCGGGCACCGAGCTGAAGCCGGGCGGCACCATCCCGGTCGAGCACACCGAGCCGTCGTTCGACGTCTCGGCGCTGCTCTCCGGCTTCGAGCCGCTCTTCGGGGTGCTGCAACCGGACCAGGTGAACTCGCTCTCGGAGACGCTGATCCAGGCGCTGCAGGGCGACGGCGTCTCGCTGAGCGCGCTGGTCACCCAGGCCGCCGAGCTGGCGAGCACCTTCGGCGAGCGCGACGAGCTGCTGGCCGCGGTGATCTCCAACCTGAGCAGCGTGATGGCAGGCCTTGCCAACCGCACCGACGAGCTGGAGACGCTGATCACCCAGGCCAGGGCGCTGATGGACGCGCTCTACGCCCAGGGCGAGAACCTGAAGAGCTCGGTCGAGACGGTCGCCCGCTCCACCGACTCGCTGGTGAACCTGGTCGGCATGGTGCAGCCGGATCTGGCCCGCGCCCAGGACACCGCCACCACCGGCGTCGCGCTGCTGCTGCTCAACGGCGCCTCGCTGGATCGGGCCGCGGTCGAGCTGCCCGACTTCCTGAACGGCCTCGCGCGCTTCTCCGGCTACGGCGCCTACGGCAACGCCTACATCTGCCGGCTCGACGTCTCGCTCTGGGGCGTCCTGCTCCCGCCGGGGCTGGTCTCGCAGGTCGGCGGCGACTCACAATCGGAGGTCTGCCGATGA
- a CDS encoding MCE family protein, with protein MKNTAHTRFAKIAALAVAALTAAGCSLLPDTVSRLPGQYLGERIKVSADFESVAGLYAGNEVAVLGVPVGQVDTVTPRGSYVEVTMSLDAGVQVPADAMAALISPQLITNRHVELAPAYGGDGPTLADGDHIPMARTRVPVELDRILENFDQLGAALKGDSEEGPLASRVLFPLLEGNGDRLAETLDALSSAFEVTLANKDQIATTIAKLQEITQVIADNDSTVRDFSGRLTELVALLGEQAPGLQAVLTQLNDFVTNTATVVGDNRDQLAGAITRFVEIAAQMRANARGLTEIIDVAPLVFQNISNSVSREHRALRLHGLLDKAALDSEQLSLFCERIQARLDGCRTGKLQDMGPDFGLTAALLGLTK; from the coding sequence ATGAAGAACACCGCGCACACGCGCTTCGCCAAAATCGCCGCGCTCGCGGTCGCCGCGCTCACCGCGGCGGGCTGCTCGCTGCTGCCGGACACCGTGAGCCGGCTGCCCGGGCAGTACCTCGGCGAACGGATCAAGGTCAGCGCCGACTTCGAGAGCGTCGCCGGGCTGTACGCGGGCAACGAGGTGGCCGTGCTCGGCGTCCCGGTCGGGCAGGTCGACACCGTCACGCCGCGCGGCTCCTACGTCGAGGTCACCATGTCGCTCGACGCCGGGGTGCAGGTGCCCGCCGACGCCATGGCCGCGCTCATCTCACCGCAGCTGATCACCAACCGGCACGTCGAGCTGGCCCCCGCGTACGGCGGGGACGGCCCGACCCTGGCCGACGGCGACCACATCCCGATGGCCCGCACCAGGGTCCCGGTGGAGCTGGACCGCATCCTGGAGAACTTCGACCAGCTCGGCGCGGCGCTCAAGGGCGACAGCGAGGAGGGGCCGCTCGCGAGCCGGGTGCTCTTCCCGCTGCTGGAGGGCAACGGCGACCGGCTCGCCGAGACCCTCGACGCGCTCAGCTCGGCCTTCGAGGTGACGCTGGCCAACAAGGACCAGATCGCCACCACCATCGCCAAGCTGCAGGAGATCACCCAGGTGATCGCCGACAACGACTCGACCGTCCGGGATTTCAGCGGCAGGCTCACCGAGCTGGTCGCGCTGCTCGGCGAGCAGGCGCCCGGGCTGCAGGCGGTGCTCACCCAGCTGAACGACTTCGTCACCAACACCGCGACGGTGGTCGGCGACAACCGGGACCAGCTGGCCGGGGCGATCACCCGCTTCGTCGAGATCGCCGCCCAGATGCGGGCCAATGCCCGCGGCCTGACCGAGATCATCGACGTGGCGCCGCTGGTCTTCCAGAACATCTCCAACTCGGTGAGCCGGGAGCACCGGGCGCTGCGGCTGCACGGCCTGCTGGACAAGGCGGCGCTCGACAGCGAGCAGCTCAGCCTCTTCTGCGAGCGCATCCAGGCGCGGCTGGACGGCTGCCGCACCGGCAAACTCCAGGACATGGGGCCCGACTTCGGGCTCACCGCCGCGCTGCTCGGACTCACGAAATGA
- a CDS encoding oxygenase MpaB family protein, translated as MTAAEPLPARVLTLERTRIPIHGAHRPFTKRPLALSDALDFWQFAGAAANVVMQMAHPGVGYGVAESRVESGALMKHPWKRARTTTQYLAVAILGTEEERNTLREAINVAHRQVRSEPGAPVKYNAFDRKLQLWVAACLFIGFEDTYQLLNGRMNDEQREAFYATTSTLGTTLQVTEDQWPPTRAAFDEYWVRACQDAVLDEYVRTYLDALLNLRMIHWYIRIPFRGLLKFLTTGFLAPHFREQMGLRWTAADQRRFEHLFVFVGFVNRFIPRPLRHSGSLGLMADARRRMRRDKPLI; from the coding sequence ATGACCGCCGCTGAACCGCTGCCCGCCCGCGTGCTCACGCTGGAGCGGACGCGTATCCCCATCCACGGCGCGCACCGGCCGTTCACCAAGCGGCCGCTCGCGCTCAGCGACGCGCTCGACTTCTGGCAGTTCGCCGGCGCCGCGGCCAACGTGGTGATGCAGATGGCCCACCCGGGCGTCGGGTACGGCGTCGCGGAGAGCCGGGTGGAGTCGGGGGCGCTGATGAAGCACCCGTGGAAGCGGGCCCGCACCACCACCCAGTACCTCGCGGTCGCCATCCTCGGCACCGAGGAGGAGCGGAACACGCTGCGCGAGGCGATCAACGTCGCGCACCGGCAGGTGCGCTCGGAGCCGGGCGCGCCGGTCAAGTACAACGCCTTCGACCGCAAGCTGCAGCTGTGGGTCGCGGCCTGCCTCTTCATCGGCTTCGAGGACACCTACCAGCTGCTCAACGGCCGGATGAACGACGAGCAGCGGGAGGCGTTCTACGCCACCACCTCGACGCTCGGCACCACGCTGCAGGTGACCGAGGACCAGTGGCCGCCGACCCGCGCCGCCTTCGACGAGTACTGGGTGCGCGCCTGCCAGGACGCCGTGCTCGACGAGTACGTCCGCACCTACCTGGACGCGCTGCTGAACCTGCGGATGATCCACTGGTACATCCGGATCCCGTTCCGCGGGCTGCTGAAGTTCCTCACCACCGGCTTCCTGGCGCCGCACTTCCGCGAGCAGATGGGGCTGCGCTGGACCGCGGCCGACCAGCGCCGCTTCGAGCACCTCTTCGTCTTCGTCGGCTTCGTCAACCGCTTCATCCCGCGGCCGCTGCGGCACAGCGGCAGCCTCGGGCTGATGGCCGACGCGCGCAGGCGGATGCGGCGGGACAAGCCGCTGATCTGA
- a CDS encoding MlaE family ABC transporter permease — MTITQRPAGRTDLDRAFDDLRGLWRRHPQKSLETLGRQVLLGRDALIGLFEAIIQRRFPYQEFIKQCAFMVGVSAAPTVLVAIPIAVVVSIQVGALVNQVGATTFIGAVAGLGIIRQGAPLVTSLMIAGAVGSSICADLGSRTIREEIDAMKVMGVDPVRRLVAPRLVAAILVSILLCGFVVFVGFATAYMFNVYAQDGTPGSFIGSFASFAVANDLIVALVKAAIFGLLTAIIACDIGLHTKGGPGGVANSVNSAVVTSALMLFATNVILTQLYNTLFPTKVI, encoded by the coding sequence GTGACCATCACCCAGCGACCGGCCGGTCGTACCGACCTGGATCGGGCCTTCGACGACCTGCGCGGGCTGTGGCGCAGGCATCCGCAGAAGTCCCTGGAGACCCTGGGCAGGCAGGTGCTGCTGGGCCGGGACGCGCTGATCGGGCTCTTCGAGGCGATCATCCAGCGCCGCTTCCCGTACCAGGAGTTCATCAAGCAGTGCGCCTTCATGGTCGGCGTCTCGGCGGCGCCGACCGTGCTGGTCGCCATCCCGATCGCGGTGGTGGTCTCGATTCAGGTCGGCGCGCTGGTCAACCAGGTCGGCGCGACCACCTTCATCGGCGCGGTGGCCGGGCTCGGCATCATCAGGCAGGGCGCCCCGCTGGTGACCTCGCTGATGATCGCGGGCGCGGTGGGGTCGTCGATCTGCGCCGACCTCGGCTCGCGCACCATCCGCGAGGAGATCGACGCCATGAAGGTGATGGGCGTCGACCCGGTGCGCAGGCTGGTGGCGCCGCGGCTGGTCGCCGCGATCCTGGTGAGCATCCTGCTCTGCGGCTTCGTGGTCTTCGTCGGCTTCGCGACCGCCTACATGTTCAACGTCTACGCCCAGGACGGCACGCCCGGCTCGTTCATCGGCTCGTTCGCCTCCTTCGCGGTCGCCAACGACCTGATCGTGGCGCTGGTCAAGGCGGCGATCTTCGGGCTGCTCACCGCGATCATCGCCTGCGACATCGGGCTGCACACCAAGGGCGGGCCTGGTGGCGTCGCCAACTCGGTGAACTCCGCGGTGGTCACCTCGGCGCTGATGCTCTTCGCCACCAACGTGATCCTCACGCAGCTCTACAACACGCTCTTCCCGACGAAGGTGATCTGA
- a CDS encoding MlaD family protein, whose product MLLDPSGRGPTAAKLSLAGLVLVLITLLVLGLLALRYEGYFEKKVPVTALLTSTGDGLPARADVKFRGMVVGTVDAVEVVARGQSQRAEIHLKPGIAGTIPADVTARVIPNNLFGVTAIELVDQGGSPDGLRSGAVIPEDTGEATVQLQTTLTVLRDVLENIQPEKLGRVLATLSAALDPGARAPGSTIERLDHWMTEVHAIPEVGSLLGDLGRATTELSKSAPELVGVLAESVTTARTLTERREGLVNLLATAGGAVDSVNELFARNPDSAKELVPGLAGLFGSLAGDAETIPLAVHNLNYALEQLEGVFSFGPSKQMVWKMDVSFTPFQQYTAADCPRYGELAGPRCGGPTVPEVAPEQEYPAQMLPQWLDAAGPPPVAAPAAPAAQPLIPGLPAIPGLPSIPGLFGFPGGQTPGTQGAVPGVVPAPGAGQPGTPGAGAPQDVAPDGQDFGPAAGRLDPDRPAAAVPGAPGTAKPVAATRPLRLRGAAAVAALTGGKPTAAQLLLLTPLLAGGSLEIHDGGAA is encoded by the coding sequence ATGCTGCTCGATCCCAGTGGCCGCGGCCCCACCGCCGCCAAACTCTCGCTCGCCGGGCTGGTCCTGGTGCTGATCACGCTGCTCGTGCTCGGCCTGCTCGCGCTGCGCTACGAGGGGTACTTCGAGAAGAAGGTCCCGGTCACGGCGCTGCTCACCAGCACGGGCGACGGGCTGCCCGCGCGCGCCGACGTGAAGTTCCGCGGCATGGTGGTCGGCACCGTCGACGCCGTCGAGGTGGTGGCGCGCGGGCAGAGCCAGCGCGCCGAGATCCACCTGAAGCCGGGCATCGCGGGCACCATCCCGGCCGACGTCACCGCGCGGGTGATCCCGAACAACCTGTTCGGCGTGACCGCGATCGAACTCGTCGACCAGGGCGGCAGCCCCGACGGGCTGCGCTCCGGCGCCGTCATCCCGGAGGACACCGGCGAGGCGACGGTGCAGCTGCAGACCACGCTCACCGTGCTGCGCGACGTGCTGGAGAACATCCAGCCGGAGAAGCTGGGCCGGGTACTCGCCACGCTCTCCGCCGCGCTCGACCCCGGCGCCCGCGCCCCCGGCTCCACCATCGAGCGGCTCGACCACTGGATGACCGAGGTGCACGCCATCCCCGAGGTCGGCTCGCTCCTCGGCGACCTGGGCCGGGCCACCACCGAGCTGAGCAAGTCGGCGCCGGAGCTGGTCGGCGTGCTCGCCGAATCGGTGACGACCGCGCGCACGCTCACCGAGCGCAGGGAGGGGCTGGTCAACCTGCTCGCCACGGCGGGCGGCGCGGTGGACTCGGTGAACGAGCTGTTCGCCCGCAACCCGGACTCCGCCAAGGAGCTGGTGCCCGGGCTCGCCGGGCTGTTCGGCAGCCTGGCCGGCGACGCCGAGACGATCCCGCTCGCGGTGCACAACCTGAACTACGCGCTGGAGCAGCTGGAGGGGGTGTTCAGCTTCGGGCCGAGCAAGCAGATGGTCTGGAAGATGGACGTCAGCTTCACGCCGTTCCAGCAGTACACCGCCGCGGACTGCCCGCGCTACGGCGAGCTCGCCGGTCCGCGCTGCGGGGGGCCGACGGTCCCCGAGGTCGCCCCGGAGCAGGAGTACCCGGCGCAGATGCTGCCGCAATGGCTCGATGCCGCCGGGCCACCCCCGGTCGCCGCGCCCGCCGCACCGGCTGCCCAGCCGCTGATCCCCGGGTTGCCCGCGATCCCCGGGCTGCCGTCCATCCCCGGCCTCTTCGGGTTCCCCGGGGGCCAGACTCCCGGCACGCAGGGGGCTGTCCCCGGTGTGGTGCCCGCGCCCGGGGCCGGGCAGCCGGGTACGCCCGGAGCGGGGGCGCCGCAGGACGTGGCGCCCGACGGGCAGGACTTCGGCCCGGCCGCGGGCCGGCTCGACCCCGACCGCCCCGCCGCGGCGGTCCCCGGCGCACCGGGAACGGCGAAGCCGGTCGCCGCGACCAGACCCCTTCGCCTGCGCGGCGCCGCGGCGGTCGCCGCCCTCACCGGCGGCAAACCCACCGCCGCGCAACTGCTCCTGCTGACCCCGCTGCTCGCGGGCGGCTCCCTGGAGATCCACGACGGAGGTGCGGCGTGA
- a CDS encoding ABC transporter permease, with protein sequence MGSSYTPPALRPLRRSGQVLAVPYRANMRLGHHALTFVEALAAIPFVLRHYRKEVLRLTADVGWGNGSLVVGGGTVGVVIILCAFGGLTVGMESYNALNLLTMGPLTGAISGFATTRELAPILATLAFAIQAGCRFTAQLGSMRISEEIDALESIAIRPLPYLVTTRMIAATVTIVPLYTVGLATAYLATKLSVLFLGGTSAGTYDHYFFQFLIGTDVFFSVLKVVIFVLIATFVQCYYGYTATGGPEGVGVAAGQAIKMVIVLMVFANLVLTLAIWGIDPGFRISG encoded by the coding sequence ATGGGCAGCTCGTACACCCCGCCCGCGCTGCGGCCGCTGCGCCGCAGCGGGCAGGTGCTCGCGGTGCCCTACCGGGCCAACATGCGGCTCGGGCACCACGCGCTGACCTTCGTCGAGGCGCTGGCGGCGATCCCGTTCGTGCTGCGGCACTACCGCAAGGAGGTGCTGCGGCTCACCGCCGACGTCGGCTGGGGCAACGGCTCGCTCGTTGTCGGCGGCGGCACCGTCGGGGTGGTGATCATCCTCTGCGCGTTCGGCGGGCTGACCGTCGGCATGGAGTCGTACAACGCGCTGAACCTGCTCACCATGGGCCCGCTCACCGGCGCCATCTCCGGCTTCGCCACCACGCGCGAGCTGGCACCGATCCTGGCGACGCTCGCCTTCGCCATCCAGGCGGGCTGCCGGTTCACCGCGCAGCTCGGCTCGATGCGCATCTCCGAGGAGATCGACGCGCTGGAATCCATTGCCATCCGGCCGCTTCCGTACCTGGTGACCACCAGGATGATCGCCGCCACGGTGACCATCGTCCCGCTCTACACCGTCGGGCTGGCCACCGCGTACCTGGCCACCAAGCTCTCGGTGCTGTTCCTCGGCGGCACCTCGGCGGGCACCTACGACCACTACTTCTTCCAGTTCCTGATCGGCACCGACGTCTTCTTCTCGGTGCTGAAGGTGGTGATCTTCGTGCTCATCGCGACCTTCGTGCAGTGCTACTACGGCTACACCGCCACCGGCGGGCCGGAGGGCGTCGGGGTGGCCGCCGGGCAGGCGATCAAGATGGTGATCGTCCTGATGGTCTTCGCGAATCTTGTTCTTACACTCGCAATCTGGGGCATCGACCCCGGTTTCCGGATCTCCGGGTAG